In the Diprion similis isolate iyDipSimi1 chromosome 2, iyDipSimi1.1, whole genome shotgun sequence genome, one interval contains:
- the LOC124416553 gene encoding zinc finger protein 771-like isoform X1 encodes MQVDWYVGYEQLVKRNLTLLPHQQTAQQPQPQQQQQQQQLVHPQQADIMTSMFEQQIKSEPMGFYSVASSRSDGSNSMVNLSDDREELSQQEAHLQPQQQQTLQQTLQQHQQQQQQQQQQQQQQQQQQQQQQQQQQQGQPGPQVQQGQGVPQTAPTRQSTGQQTVKEGSRSKPQACKVCGKVLSSASSYYVHMKLHSGNKPYHCTVCEASFCRKPYLEVHMRTHTGERPFQCELCLKRFTQKSSLNTHKRVHTGERPYACDICQKRFAVKSYVTAHRWSHVAEKPLVCDRCSLTFTSKSQFAIHIRTHTASTTYECNICGRTFVRDSYLIRHQNRVHRDLNQGSSNHNPTTPQSTGGGGSTAGFESPVCDLRYSEGPSSLDPLGGTKGGIAAEIASLTKQNSLQLPLPLLHPQTTN; translated from the coding sequence ATGCAGGTGGATTGGTACGTGGGATATGAGCAGCTTGTCAAGCGCAACCTGACTCTGCTCCCCCATCAGCAAACCGCCCAGCAACCGCAGCcccagcagcagcaacagcagcagcagctggtTCACCCCCAACAAGCTGACATCATGACATCGATGTTCGAACAACAAATTAAAAGCGAGCCAATGGGATTTTATTCGGTTGCCTCAAGCCGTTCAGATGGTTCAAATTCAATGGTCAATTTGTCGGATGACCGAGAAGAGCTTTCTCAGCAAGAAGCTCACTTGCAGCCTCAACAGCAACAGACTCTGCAACAAACGCTGCAACAAcatcaacagcagcagcagcaacagcagcagcagcagcagcaacaacagcagcagcagcagcagcagcagcaacaacagcagcaaggTCAGCCGGGACCTCAGGTTCAGCAAGGTCAAGGAGTACCGCAGACAGCTCCGACGCGTCAGTCAACGGGCCAACAAACAGTGAAGGAGGGATCGCGTTCTAAACCGCAAGCCTGTAAGGTCTGTGGAAAAGTCTTATCTTCAGCATCGTCGTACTACGTTCACATGAAGCTTCATTCGGGAAATAAACCTTACCATTGTACCGTTTGCGAGGCAAGTTTCTGTCGCAAACCGTACTTAGAAGTACACATGCGAACCCATACAGGCGAACGGCCGTTTCAATGCGAATTGTGCCTAAAACGATTCACCCAAAAAAGCAGCTTGAATACCCATAAACGGGTTCATACCGGGGAACGACCTTATGCCTGCGATATATGCCAAAAACGTTTTGCTGTCAAGAGCTACGTTACTGCTCATCGCTGGAGTCATGTAGCAGAAAAACCTCTGGTGTGCGATCGATGCTCACTTACGTTTACATCTAAGAGCCAATTTGCGATCCATATTCGTACTCATACTGCGAGTACTACGTACGAATGCAATATATGTGGTCGCACTTTTGTACGTGATAGTTATCTTATTCGGCATCAGAATAGAGTACACCGCGATTTGAATCAGGGCAGCTCGAACCACAATCCGACGACTCCCCAAAGTACCGGTGGCGGAGGCTCTACGGCTGGATTTGAAAGTCCTGTCTGTGATCTGCGCTACAGCGAAGGTCCATCGTCTTTGGATCCGTTGGGGGGAACAAAGGGTGGCATCGCCGCCGAAATCGCTAGCCTAACCAAGCAAAATAGCTTACAGCTACCTCTTCCTCTACTTCACCCGCAGACAACCAACTAG
- the LOC124416553 gene encoding zinc finger protein 771-like isoform X2, translating into MTSMFEQQIKSEPMGFYSVASSRSDGSNSMVNLSDDREELSQQEAHLQPQQQQTLQQTLQQHQQQQQQQQQQQQQQQQQQQQQQQQQQQGQPGPQVQQGQGVPQTAPTRQSTGQQTVKEGSRSKPQACKVCGKVLSSASSYYVHMKLHSGNKPYHCTVCEASFCRKPYLEVHMRTHTGERPFQCELCLKRFTQKSSLNTHKRVHTGERPYACDICQKRFAVKSYVTAHRWSHVAEKPLVCDRCSLTFTSKSQFAIHIRTHTASTTYECNICGRTFVRDSYLIRHQNRVHRDLNQGSSNHNPTTPQSTGGGGSTAGFESPVCDLRYSEGPSSLDPLGGTKGGIAAEIASLTKQNSLQLPLPLLHPQTTN; encoded by the coding sequence ATGACATCGATGTTCGAACAACAAATTAAAAGCGAGCCAATGGGATTTTATTCGGTTGCCTCAAGCCGTTCAGATGGTTCAAATTCAATGGTCAATTTGTCGGATGACCGAGAAGAGCTTTCTCAGCAAGAAGCTCACTTGCAGCCTCAACAGCAACAGACTCTGCAACAAACGCTGCAACAAcatcaacagcagcagcagcaacagcagcagcagcagcagcaacaacagcagcagcagcagcagcagcagcaacaacagcagcaaggTCAGCCGGGACCTCAGGTTCAGCAAGGTCAAGGAGTACCGCAGACAGCTCCGACGCGTCAGTCAACGGGCCAACAAACAGTGAAGGAGGGATCGCGTTCTAAACCGCAAGCCTGTAAGGTCTGTGGAAAAGTCTTATCTTCAGCATCGTCGTACTACGTTCACATGAAGCTTCATTCGGGAAATAAACCTTACCATTGTACCGTTTGCGAGGCAAGTTTCTGTCGCAAACCGTACTTAGAAGTACACATGCGAACCCATACAGGCGAACGGCCGTTTCAATGCGAATTGTGCCTAAAACGATTCACCCAAAAAAGCAGCTTGAATACCCATAAACGGGTTCATACCGGGGAACGACCTTATGCCTGCGATATATGCCAAAAACGTTTTGCTGTCAAGAGCTACGTTACTGCTCATCGCTGGAGTCATGTAGCAGAAAAACCTCTGGTGTGCGATCGATGCTCACTTACGTTTACATCTAAGAGCCAATTTGCGATCCATATTCGTACTCATACTGCGAGTACTACGTACGAATGCAATATATGTGGTCGCACTTTTGTACGTGATAGTTATCTTATTCGGCATCAGAATAGAGTACACCGCGATTTGAATCAGGGCAGCTCGAACCACAATCCGACGACTCCCCAAAGTACCGGTGGCGGAGGCTCTACGGCTGGATTTGAAAGTCCTGTCTGTGATCTGCGCTACAGCGAAGGTCCATCGTCTTTGGATCCGTTGGGGGGAACAAAGGGTGGCATCGCCGCCGAAATCGCTAGCCTAACCAAGCAAAATAGCTTACAGCTACCTCTTCCTCTACTTCACCCGCAGACAACCAACTAG